A genome region from Cardiocondyla obscurior isolate alpha-2009 linkage group LG14, Cobs3.1, whole genome shotgun sequence includes the following:
- the LOC139108043 gene encoding uncharacterized protein isoform X2, whose product MSRPILSRPRTFIYGSNYDKGESYYKPMVDHLDRKYSGRPLFPEPRNSLADEIAARRNDIGSRNLSGNRDDSYDELDFLVDGHGRPVQEDPYEDDFVITHRRFKERAAAAFEEDMAELRRKRRDMQDRIFDVIDLNAEIEKAKTTLEAADVMFQRHATKFDNKDDDEQTTSLTQRLDKTRKIANVELEKPKPKIFLMKWPKMPADEPEAAKPTQAGRQRRINSLMDTNEINDPLDVLAMQPMKQRFLKRKKSVSF is encoded by the exons ATGTCGAGGCCAATCCTCAGCAGGCCGCGCACGTTCATCTACGGCAGCAACTACGACAAGGGCGAGTCCTATTATAAGCCCATGGTCGACCACCTAGACCGGAAGTACAGTGGACGGCCGTTGTTTCCGGAGCCGAGAAACTCGCTAGCCGACGAGATCGCGGCGCGCCGTAATGACATCG GTTCTCGTAATTTGTCGGGGAATCGCGATGACTCTTACGACGAGCTGGACTTTTTGGTCGACGGACACGGACGACCTGTTCAAGAGGATCCTTACGAGGACGACTTCGTGATCACTCACCGACGTTTCAAGGAACGTGCCGCTGCCGCATTTGAGGAGGATATGGCGGAATTAAGACGCAAACGGCGAGACATGCAG gATCGCATCTTCGACGTGATTGATCTGAACGCCGAGATAGAGAAGGCCAAAACTACTTTAGAGGCTGCCGATGTCATGTTCCAGCGACACGCAACCAAGTTCGACAACAAGGATGACGATGAGCAAACAACGTCGTTGACACAAAGACTCGATAAAACGCGCAAAATCGCTAACGTTGAGCTAGAGAAACCGAAGCCTAAAATCTTTCTGATGAAGTGGCCTAAGATGCCGGCCGACGAGCCAGAAGCCGCTAAACCTACTCAGGCAGGAAGACAGCGTAGAATCAATTCACTGATGGATACAAACGAGATCAATGATCCGTTGGATGTTCTCGCGATGCAGCCGATGAAgcaaagatttttgaaaagaaagaaaagcgtGTCATTTTAA
- the LOC139108015 gene encoding meckelin codes for MATSLRRDVTTNMNYTRGWRNFYLSLIVVFWATLASALRVNYEVLESWDPDACKYDEYFDAVSLSCVRCNASKNLVPAADRLRCQCDESSGMIGSENGHPLCTACDPNMTATADGRNCILRPNETCRCSSNQIRLDRNVNGALLDAVLCVTCVQGTYPSPDCTKCLPCDREYSGHVNCMCPSTTHVRLRSYCLHKDDVADWPDIRSTYLVKFRSENVDSYYLRSELQVAVHLCKKKDRIACEHLSNICALTLYSDNVACMFFMHTAMAPVWLFYNKEDGAAVINNTRIPERYSLKKGDNNTFLDFTIARFALNGKFLSIGRPIFPCQILRNVRFGVNFSRKCKITAAELFNAQVELLSPYLTFKQDNKSFIHALPVIVKSSDQNIKNIKEILHQQLVRKFFLVDNISGFKALPVFMHSGLTKAAEPSALRYMKSLIVLVNVQNEKNHAKIFAPILIVEYDELTYQDFLDNSDVTIDYKVVFTLNDNDIDYNIQITIGIFTGIALIFSSVKAWNYYKRNYNGNLSVAVLFWFLVYAMGATGNAIMFVCISACVYLFVFYKGQTVPYILLPDENSEENIRTYIIVAFSFKLVEMIGFVCQHWNLSVFFIDWEQSRMTRDQPKYDSPHTSLKKLYSNRFPKSEDKSSKITSDIIASKRRRRFHRTNRNASPSELSKSSSTEKNTPDFSSVCSIARSPLQEATERSYTHDFPISIWRTYFIANEWCKLQTRRRINTALQSIYTLCILQIFKLESWMLAIPESTTANKSVEIENNFTLQYAICMFVYIFVYLAQWLVRLAFYERYIRNRLQKFVDLCSIANISVFILAHNYYGFYVHGRSVHGFADTDLPTLINDLKKEEDNLCAHRGLVPGTTDQTFILSLTQSFKSLYDELTKQKSNGNIGIFKGSDAASKNWKQLFETKAKIRLFLMQFLDHCSEHEDYIIKERHMLEKLWDVSFEDAKDKSVFYIDNNYSFNKVLLHGNEWLLATFEITTFAFFLALHNSYIVASIATVIISQLFLMIIKCNVKTNLCDKSLLDKRFLM; via the exons ATGGCAACTTCATTAAGGCGAGACGTCACAACAAATATGAATTACACCCGAGGCTGGCGCAATTTTTACCTTTCACTAATCGTTGTTTTTTGGGCTACTCTTGCCAGTGCACTCCGCGTAAACTATGAGGTTCTCGAATCCTGGGATCCAGATGCGTGCAAATACGACGAGTACTTCGACGCGGTCTCCTTATCGTGCGTGCGGTGCAACGCCAGTAAAAATCTCGTGCCAGCTGCAGACC GTCTGCGATGTCAGTGCGACGAGTCCAGCGGGATGATCGGCTCCGAAAACGGTCATCCACTTTGCACAGCTTGCGATCCCAACATGACTGCGACCGCAGATGGAAGGAATTGCATCCTGCGGCCAAACGAAACGTGCAGATGCTCCTCGAATCAAATAAGAC TGGATAGAAATGTAAACGGTGCATTGCTGGATGCTGTGCTCTGCGTGACGTGCGTCCAGGGTACGTATCCTTCTCCCGACTGCACCAAATGTCTGCCGTGCGATCGCGAATACAGCGGTCACGTTAATTGCATGTGTCCTAGTACGACGCACGTGAGACTGCGGAGTTATTGCTTGCACAAGGACGACGTCGCCGACTGGCCGGATATCAGAAGTACATATCTGGTGAAGTTCCGCAGCGAGAACGTCGACAGTTATTACTTAAGAAGCGAGCTCCAAGTCGCGGTGCATCTCTGTAAG AAGAAAGATAGGATAGCGTGCGAGCACTTGTCGAACATATGCGCCTTGACTCTTTACAGCGACAACGTCgcttgcatgttttttatgcacACTGCCATGGCACCCGTTTggttattttataacaaagaaGATGGCGCAGCTGTGATTAACAACACGAGGATACCCGAGAGATACAGCCTCAAGAAAGGAGATAAC AATACCTTTCTCGATTTCACGATCGCGAGATTTGCGTTGAACGGCAAATTCTTGTCCATCGGCAGGCCAATTTTTCCATGTCAGATTTTGAGGAACGTGAGATTCGGGGTGAATTTCAGTAGAAAGTGCAAAATTACCGCCGCTGAATTGTTCAACGCGCAAGTAGAGCTACTGTCTCcctatttaacatttaaacaGGACAATAAATCCTTTATACATGCGTTGCCCGTAATTGTCAAGTCTTCAGATCAG AATATTAAGAACATTAAGGAAATTTTGCATCAGCAGCTCGTACGAAAGTTCTTCCTAGTCGACAATATAAGCGGTTTTAAAGCATTGCCGGTATTCATGCATAGTGGACTCACGAAAGCGGCAGAGCCTTCCGCGCTTCGTTATATGAAATCGTTAATTGTTTT AGTAAACGTTCAGAATGAAAAAAATCACGCCAAAATCTTTGCGCCTATTTTAATCGTGGAGTACGACGAATTGACGTATCAAGATTTTCTCGATAATTCTGATGTTACGATAGATTACAAAGTTGTATTCACACTGAATGATAACGATATAGACTATAATATTCAG aTAACTATAGGAATATTTACGGGAATAGCGTTGATATTCTCTAGCGTCAAAGCatggaattattataaacgtaattataacgGCAATCTCAGCGTAGCCGTTTTATTCTGGTTCCTAGTCTATGCCATGGGTGCGACTGGAAATGCGATTATGTTTGTCTGCATTAGTGCGTGCGTGTATCTATTCGTTTTTTATAAGGGTCAAACTGTACCGTACATTCTCCTTCCGGATGAAAATAGCGAGGAAAATATCCGaacatatattattgtagCGTTCAGCTTTAAA cTTGTAGAAATGATAGGGTTCGTTTGTCAGCATTGGAACTTGAGCGTGTTTTTCATCGACTGGGAACAGTCAAGGATGACGCGTGATCAACCAAAGTATGATTCTCCACATacctctttaaaaaaattgtactctAATAGATTTCCAAAGAGCGAGGATAAATCGTCGAAAATTACATCGGACATTATTGCGTCCAAAAGAAGAAGGAGATTCCATCGAACGAACAGAAATGCAAGTCCCAGCGAGCTGTCCAAGTCTTCTTCGACTGAAAAAAACACGCCAGATTTCTCTTCCGTCTGTTCGATCGCCAGATCACCTTTGCAGGAAGCAACCGAGCGCAGTTACACGCATGATTTTCCGATCAGCATTTGGAGAACTTATTTCATTGCAAACGAATGGTGCAAATTGCAAACTAGAAGAAGAATAAACACAGCGCTTCAATCAATTTACACTTTGTGTATTTTACAG ATATTCAAATTGGAATCTTGGATGCTGGCGATACCAGAATCGACCACAGCGAATAAATCTGTTGAAATAGAGAACAATTTTACATTACAATATGCGATTTGCATGTTCGTGTACATATTTGTGTACCTCGCGCAGTGGTTGGTTCGCTTAGCGTTTTACGAGAGATATATACGAAACAGATTGCAAAAATTTGTAGATTTATGTTCTATCGCTAACATCAGCGTGTTCATCTTGGCGCACAATTATTATGGTTTTTACGTCCATGGAAg ATCAGTACATGGATTTGCGGATACTGATCTTCCTACATTGATAAACGatctgaaaaaagaagaagataatTTATGCGCACATAGAGGCCTAGTGCCCGGCACAACCGAtcaaacttttatattatcattaaCTCAATCGTTTAAATCGCTATACGACGAGCTCACGAAGCAAAAAAGcaat GGTAATATAGGAATATTTAAAGGAAGTGATGCAGCTTCGAAAAACTGGAAACAGTTATTCGAAACAAAAGCAAAAATTAGACtctttttaatgcaatttctGGACCATTGCTCAGAACATGAAGATTATATAATTAAGGAACGGCATATGTTAGAGAAATTGTGGGACGTTTCCTTTGAAGATGCCAAAGATAAATCTGTTTTTTACATTG ataacaATTATTCCTTTAACAAAGTGTTGCTTCACGGGAATGAATGGCTGTTGGCAACATTCGAGATCACTACATTTGCCTTTTTTTTGGCATTGCATAATTCTTATATTGTTGCCAGTATAGCAACAGTTATCatatcgcaattatttttaatgataattaaatgtaatgtTAAGACAAATCTCTGTGACAAATCATTATTGGACAAGAGATTTTTAATGTAG
- the LOC139108043 gene encoding uncharacterized protein isoform X1: MSRPILSRPRTFIYGSNYDKGESYYKPMVDHLDRKYSGRPLFPEPRNSLADEIAARRNDIGTRDLSGPRAGSLGRDPDLDLDPRIRASQPPPFTDPLLAFEDEDTVYDSRGQRIPSRRRLGEEFADEVSSTTRRFRARVAAMGLEDEFEAANASNQTRRNADLLENAVTARKSAKTAIEDVESSFKRRSKLFDEIERPEENKPVFARWSKLINEDDDDLAQTSAAASRAMQTKARLHDLESEMEELAEKQAKRERRAAALRALINETASSSDVDVVQQSAVSKKVRIAERAEKHVSF, translated from the exons ATGTCGAGGCCAATCCTCAGCAGGCCGCGCACGTTCATCTACGGCAGCAACTACGACAAGGGCGAGTCCTATTATAAGCCCATGGTCGACCACCTAGACCGGAAGTACAGTGGACGGCCGTTGTTTCCGGAGCCGAGAAACTCGCTAGCCGACGAGATCGCGGCGCGCCGTAATGACATCG GCACGCGCGACCTCTCCGGTCCTCGCGCTGGCTCCCTTGGTCGTGACCCTGACCTCGACCTCGACCCTCGTATCCGCGCCTCCCAACCACCGCCCTTCACCGACCCTCTGCTAGCTTTCGAAGATGAGGACACCGTCTACGACAGCCGTGGACAGCGCATACCGTCACGTCGTAGGTTGGGCGAAGAGTTTGCAGACGAGGTATCATCGACGACGCGTCGCTTTCGTGCCCGGGTGGCGGCGATGGGTCTCGAGGACGAGTTCGAAGCCGCGAACGCCTCGAATCAGACCAGAAGAAACGCCGATCTTCTGGAGAACGCGGTTACCGCCAGGAAGAGCGCCAAAACGGCAATCGAAGACGTAGAAAGCAGCTTCAAGAGACGCTCGAAGCTTTTCGACGAGATCGAACGCCCCGAGGAGAACAAGCCGGTGTTCGCCAGGTGGTCCAAGCTGATcaacgaggacgacgacgacttaGCGCAAACGAGCGCCGCCGCCAGCAGGGCCATGCAAACGAAGGCGCGCCTTCACGATTTGGAATCAGAGATGGAAGAGCTCGCTGAGAAACAAGCGAAAAGAGAACGCAGGGCAGCAGCCCTTAGAGCGCTGATCAACGAGACTGCCAGCTCGTCCGATGTCGACGTCGTTCAACAGTCGGCCGTCAGCAAGAAGGTCCGCATTGCCGAACGAGCGGAGAAGCACGTTAGCTTCTAA
- the Nop5 gene encoding nucleolar protein 58, with the protein MLVLFETPAGYAIFKLLDENKLAESEDLLKDFETPENANKLIKLKYFHKFEDTTEALAATAALVESKLSKSLKKTLRNGCIEAHEQLAVSDAKLGSVIKDKLSLSCVSNTAVQELMRGIRSQLDSLITGVTKKEMTAMALGLAHSLSRYKLKFSPDKVDTMVIQAVCLLDDLDKELNNYIMRAREWYGWHFPELGKIVTDNLQYIKTMQLIGQRENAVKCDMSDILTEEIEEKVKEAAETSMGSEISEYDAEHMQCLCIEIVELHQYRSQLCDYLRTRMMALAPNLTILVGDLIGARLISKAGSLTSLAKHPASTLQILGAEKALFRALKTKKNTPKYGLIYHSQLVGQSSNKNKGKISRMLAAKASLATRVDALGDTTSFDLGTEHKAKLEMRLKQLEAGNIRRISGTAKAVAKFEKYHSKNEYMQYSTSVDSTLPTLKRPLIEEIETKESEDIPKKKKKYSTNHEQVEGKEEEAETESATVPKKKKKHEANVSDAEIKTESTVVSKKKKKHSTGDTTEASDIQEMQVKTEPDVKKRKKHSVELENVEELNISSKKKKKHSIELKTEDVGESSTSMQEAESTSDLVSKKKKKKKKDSIEIEEASSTKTDETFEADVSIEAGSSEEQRKKKKKKKKEKDETETEELQQTTVSVEEVETPVSSEKKKKKKKKEKESEELQQSTVSVEEVETPVSSEKKKKKKKFKQD; encoded by the exons ATGTTGGTGCTGTTCGAGACGCCGGCGGGCTACGCGATATTCAAG CTACTGGACGAGAATAAACTCGCCGAGTCAGAGGATCTCCTTAAGGACTTCGAAACTCCCGAGAATGCTAATAAATt AATTAAACTGAAGTACTTTCACAAGTTTGAGGATACTACTGAAGCATTAGCTGCAACTGCAGCACTTGTTGAAAGCAAACTGTCCAAGTCTTTGAAAAAGACACTTAGAAATGGATGCATTGAGGCTCATGAGCAGCTAGCAGTCTCTGATGCAAAGCTAGGCTCAGTCATCAAAGACAAACTGTCTTTGTCCTGTGTAAGCAATACAGCAGTGCAGGAATTGATGAGAGGTATCAGAAGTCAGCTAGACAGTTTAATTACTGGAGTGACCAAGAAGGAGATGACAGCTATGGCACTAGGTCTAGCACACAGTCTCTCTAGATACAAGCTAAAATTCTCACCTGATAAAGTTGACACCATGGTAATACAGGCAGTATGTTTGCTAGATGATTTAGATAAGGAGCTTAATAACTACATAATGCGAGCGCGTGAATGGTATGGTTGGCATTTTCCTGAGCTGGGCAAAATTGTAACAGATAATCTTCAATACATAAAAACGATGCAGTTGATTGGCCAACGGGAGAACGCCGTTAAATGCGACATGTCAGATATTTTAACCGAGGAAATTGAGGAAAAAGTGAAGGAAGCTGCAGAAACCTCAATGGGCTCAGAGATCTCGGAATATGATGCCGAACACATGCAATGCCTGTGCATTGAAATTGTTGAGCTTCATCAATACCGATCTCAACTGTGCGATTATTTGAGAACTAGAATGATGGCACTGGCACCAAATCTAACAATTCTCGTCGGCGATCTAATTGGCGCACGTCTGATATCCAAAGCTGGCTCCTTAACTAGTCTTGCCAAGCATCCAGCCTCTACTTTGCAGATTCTCGGTGCAGAAAAAGCACTATTTCGTGCTcttaaaactaaaaagaatACGCCGAAATACGGATTAATCTATCACTCACAGCTTGTTGGGCAGTCTTCTAATAAGAACAAAGGCAAGATATCTAGAATGCTGGCAGCGAAAGCTTCTTTAGCGACAAGAGTCGATGCATTGGGCGATACTACAAGTTTCGACCTTGGTACAGAGCACAAAGCAAAATTGGAGATGCGACTAAAGCAACTTGAAGCAGGAAATATACGCCGAATAAGTGGCACTGCCAAAGCAGTAgccaaatttgaaaaatatcacAGCAAGAATGAATATATGCAATATTCTACATCTGTTGATTCCACTCTGCCGACTCTAAAGAGGCCATTAATCGAAGAAATCGAAACAAAGGAAAGCGAGGACATAcctaagaaaaagaaaaaatatagcaCAAATCATGAACAGGTAGAAGGTAAGGAAGAAGAAGCGGAAACCGAATCAGCTACTgtgccgaaaaaaaagaaaaaacacgaAGCTAATGTTTCTGATGCGGAAATAAAAACTGAATCAACTGTCgtttcaaagaaaaagaaaaaacacaGTACAGGCGATACAACAGAAGCTTCTGATATTCAAGAAATGCAAGTAAAAACGGAGcccgatgtaaaaaaaaggaaaaaacacAGCGTGGAATTAGAAAATGTAGAAGAgttaaatatttcatcgaagaaaaaaaagaaacatagcATAGAACTTAAAACAGAAGATGTGGGAGAGTCTTCTACTAGTATGCAAGAAGCAGAATCAACTTCAGACCTTGtatcgaagaaaaagaaaaagaaaaagaaagactcCATTGAAATAGAAGAGGCATCATCTACAAAAACTGACGAAACATTCGAAGCGGATGTCTCAATTGAAGCAGGATCAAGCGAag aacaaagaaagaaaaagaaaaagaagaagaaagaaaaagatgaaacgGAAACCGAGGAACTGCAACAAACAACAGTATCTGTTGAGGAAGTAGAGACACCTGTCTCAagtgagaagaaaaagaaaaagaaaaaaaaagaaaaagaaagcgaagAATTGCAACAATCAACAGTATCCGTTGAAGAAGTGGAGACACCTGTTTCtagcgagaagaaaaagaaaaaaaagaagtttaaacaagattaa
- the Fln gene encoding flightin has product MWMDEEESAPWDTEEPAPAAGTEGGTEGGAEGAPAERPVLKLEKLEPPHYNHHWVRPLFLNYAYLYDYRKNYYDDVIDYLDSRQRGIYREPPRAQEWAERAMRTYDQKNVDKSFKRSADMKYITNMNFASRHYSYHTRAYYSLKYQKIL; this is encoded by the exons ATGTGGATGGACGAGGAAGAATCTGCGCCGTGGGACACGGAGGAGCCCGCACCGGCAGCAGGCACCGAGGGTGGAACGGAAGGTGGTGCCGAAGGTGCTCCCGCTGAAAGACCAGTCTTGAAATTGGAGAAACTTGAGCCGCCACATTACAATCACCACTGGGTGCGACCGCTATTCCTTAATTACGCGTATCTTTACGATTATAG gAAGAACTATTACGATGACGTGATTGACTATCTCGATTCGCGACAGAGGGGTATATACCGCGAACCGCCGAGGGCTCAAGAATGGGCAGAAAGGGCTATGAGAACCTACGATCAGAAAAATGTCGATAAGAGTTTCAAACGATCGGCCGACATGAAGTACATCACGAATATGAACTTCGCATCCAGACATTACAGCTATCATACTCGCGCTTACTATAGTTTGAAATATCAGAAGATCCTGTGA
- the Nd-b12 gene encoding NADH dehydrogenase [ubiquinone] 1 beta subcomplex subunit 3: protein MGGHDAHHKAPYTIPSPDIYKVGDVPELKRVEEELAKRGLKNPWLRNDVWRYKTRQQPRFKSGFIALTRGMRIGIPAFLITIAVEKYFGIDYSHGHHGDEHH from the coding sequence ATGGGAGGTCACGACGCTCATCATAAAGCTCCATACACAATACCCAGTCCTGATATTTATAAAGTGGGAGATGTACCAGAACTGAAACGTGTTGAAGAGGAATTAGCCAAGAGAGGATTGAAAAATCCTTGGCTTAGAAATGATGTATGGCGTTATAAAACTCGCCAGCAACCTCGTTTCAAAAGCGGTTTTATTGCTTTAACCAGAGGCATGCGAATTGGTATACCAGCATTTTTGATAACCATTGCTGTTGAGAAATATTTTGGGATTGATTATTCTCATGGACATCATGGGGATGAGCATCACTAA